From the genome of Muricauda sp. SCSIO 64092, one region includes:
- a CDS encoding amidohydrolase family protein yields the protein MQRIQHIILSCLFTILSFSQESNTKALVGGTLIDGFGADPIKNSVIIIEGDKIKAVGTVSTLKVPAGAKIISTEGMSVLPGLWDMHVHTMINGHADYSYWDKTYPPLFKDVIMPASAYQLLMAGVTSARDLGAPLEESIAVRDAINKGEIPGATLYVSGPFIQHKAYPGTEAFRWGVNGAEDGKRKVRKLAKAGVDVIKLIDQDQMTLAELKAVVDEAHANNLKVVAHGHRPEEIRLGLKVGVDCFEHTGLSSAPKYPDDVMEMITERTAQMNKGPLFWCPTVEGLYNYEYLRDNPEKLDDNSWHLGLPDSIIADIKKSIAHPNRLPYFQLTPSRKPTLQTKIEQLLDAGVVLLVGTDSGIPMKFHSQSTWNELDVWVNEFGIDPMYAIRAATYWPAVWMGVSDEVGTITPGKYADIIAVNGDVLRYISLLQDVDLIIKRGKQYK from the coding sequence ATGCAAAGAATTCAACATATCATCCTATCGTGCCTGTTCACTATCCTATCCTTTTCCCAAGAAAGCAATACCAAGGCCCTTGTGGGAGGGACCCTAATTGACGGTTTTGGCGCCGATCCCATTAAAAACAGTGTTATTATTATTGAGGGGGATAAGATAAAAGCCGTAGGTACTGTTTCAACATTAAAAGTACCAGCAGGTGCAAAAATTATATCCACCGAAGGAATGAGTGTTTTACCGGGACTTTGGGATATGCATGTGCATACCATGATCAATGGCCATGCAGATTATTCCTATTGGGACAAAACATATCCACCATTGTTCAAAGATGTAATAATGCCCGCTTCAGCATATCAGTTGTTAATGGCGGGGGTGACCAGTGCAAGGGATTTAGGGGCTCCATTGGAGGAAAGTATTGCGGTACGGGATGCCATAAACAAAGGGGAAATACCCGGTGCCACACTTTACGTTTCGGGACCGTTTATCCAGCATAAGGCCTATCCCGGTACGGAAGCATTTCGATGGGGTGTCAATGGAGCGGAAGACGGCAAAAGAAAAGTAAGAAAACTGGCAAAAGCCGGTGTGGATGTCATTAAATTGATCGATCAAGATCAAATGACCCTAGCTGAACTAAAAGCGGTAGTTGATGAAGCACATGCCAATAATTTAAAGGTTGTGGCACATGGACATCGCCCGGAAGAGATTCGATTGGGATTAAAGGTAGGTGTGGATTGTTTTGAACATACCGGTCTGTCCTCTGCACCAAAATATCCAGATGATGTCATGGAGATGATTACAGAAAGAACGGCGCAGATGAACAAAGGTCCTTTGTTTTGGTGTCCCACGGTGGAAGGGCTCTATAATTATGAATACCTTAGGGACAACCCGGAAAAATTGGATGACAACTCTTGGCATTTGGGATTGCCCGACAGTATTATAGCGGATATTAAAAAAAGTATCGCACATCCGAATAGGCTTCCGTACTTTCAATTGACCCCATCAAGAAAGCCCACCCTACAAACAAAAATCGAGCAACTATTGGATGCCGGCGTGGTCTTATTGGTTGGGACGGACAGTGGTATACCCATGAAATTTCATAGTCAATCCACCTGGAACGAATTGGATGTTTGGGTAAATGAATTTGGAATCGATCCCATGTATGCCATTCGAGCCGCCACCTATTGGCCCGCCGTTTGGATGGGCGTTTCCGATGAAGTGGGAACAATTACCCCGGGAAAATACGCGGATATCATTGCTGTGAACGGCGATGTACTCAGATACATTAGCCTATTACAAGATGTGGATTTGATCATTAAAAGAGGAAAACAATATAAATAG
- the trhA gene encoding PAQR family membrane homeostasis protein TrhA, which translates to MQRLPVPKEILEEKWNAYSHGFGIVLGVLGMLFLLDKQIGTRQFWPVLIYGVSVILLFSASTWYHSVQNPSLKRKLRVLDHISIYYLIAGTYTPVCLWILEGSRGFLLLCLVWGIAVFGTFLKLFFTGKFEVFSLLLYGVMGWLIVIDLGYLMENTSKTELLFLALGGAFYTIGILFYATKKIPFNHLIWHFFVLGGAISHWLMVCTIIE; encoded by the coding sequence TTGCAAAGATTGCCCGTCCCCAAAGAAATCTTAGAAGAAAAATGGAATGCCTATTCCCATGGATTTGGAATTGTGCTAGGCGTGTTGGGGATGCTTTTCCTTTTGGACAAACAAATTGGGACCCGTCAATTTTGGCCAGTTTTAATTTACGGTGTTTCAGTAATCTTACTCTTTTCGGCCTCCACTTGGTACCATAGTGTCCAAAATCCCAGTTTAAAAAGGAAGCTTCGGGTATTGGATCATATCAGCATCTACTATCTCATTGCCGGGACATACACACCTGTATGTCTTTGGATATTGGAGGGTTCCCGAGGTTTTCTACTGCTTTGCCTTGTATGGGGCATTGCTGTTTTTGGAACTTTTCTTAAACTATTCTTTACAGGAAAGTTCGAAGTGTTTTCCTTGTTGCTTTACGGGGTCATGGGATGGTTGATCGTCATTGATTTGGGGTATTTAATGGAGAACACTTCCAAAACTGAACTGCTCTTTCTGGCCCTTGGAGGAGCCTTCTATACCATAGGGATACTTTTTTATGCCACTAAAAAGATTCCCTTTAACCATTTAATTTGGCATTTTTTTGTGTTGGGCGGGGCAATAAGCCACTGGCTTATGGTTTGTACTATAATTGAGTGA
- a CDS encoding phosphatase PAP2 family protein, translating to MRLVFDRLAPFFLAFAVLVPFLFVDSIDFMIMVNGFRTPFWDMFFVKSSALGHTITVVFALLLVLRFRFKWLAIFLLAFLIQVFMVVLFKKGIYHDELRPYLYFKYLDMLNLISLVDGVKMRHVNTFPSGHTATIFFLVSFFAILARNKVASWVLLMVGLLVGFSRIYLFQHWYMDVYFGMLFGVASSIIAYLYIKSNPKKWHARQLQTDYKIWIRHTQNAVRQLFNY from the coding sequence ATGCGATTGGTTTTCGACAGGTTAGCTCCTTTTTTCCTCGCTTTTGCGGTGCTGGTTCCCTTTTTGTTTGTGGATAGCATTGACTTCATGATTATGGTGAATGGATTTCGAACACCATTTTGGGATATGTTTTTTGTTAAGTCCAGTGCCCTTGGACATACCATTACGGTTGTTTTTGCCCTATTGCTAGTGCTCCGATTCCGGTTCAAATGGTTAGCGATTTTTCTACTGGCTTTTCTTATTCAGGTTTTTATGGTTGTTCTCTTTAAAAAGGGGATATATCATGACGAATTACGTCCCTACCTCTATTTTAAGTATTTGGATATGCTAAATCTGATTTCGTTGGTCGATGGTGTGAAAATGCGTCATGTGAATACGTTTCCCTCTGGTCACACCGCCACCATATTCTTTTTGGTGTCCTTTTTTGCCATTCTTGCCAGGAACAAAGTGGCGTCATGGGTACTTCTAATGGTTGGTCTTTTGGTAGGTTTTTCCAGAATATACCTTTTCCAACATTGGTATATGGACGTGTATTTTGGAATGTTATTTGGAGTGGCATCATCCATAATTGCCTATCTGTATATTAAGTCAAACCCCAAAAAATGGCATGCCCGGCAATTGCAAACAGATTATAAGATTTGGATTAGGCACACCCAAAATGCTGTAAGGCAGTTATTTAATTATTAG
- a CDS encoding ArnT family glycosyltransferase, producing MAFLEKYASWIVFLSALFICTSFIGWYPVYILDEARNAEAAREMYVNGDYIVPFFNGALRTDKPPLHYYFMALGYELFGISAFGARFFSGVFGALTILVTFLFARKQLGFQSASLSVVILSSSLFFVQEFHLAVPDPYLIFFVSSALFCFYEFYDSGNKKWLLWAYTGIGLGILTKGPVAIVLPGLSVFLFLILKRALNFKNVMAFRPILGVLLSLTIAIPWYYLVHEATNGEWTKGFFLDHNINRFNSGKEGHGGLFLLTPLFVFLGMLPFSIFLIQAFSKAWRERKQNDFQLFAAVVSLVTITFFSVASTKLPNYPMPCYPFIAIIIARFLREVGTNKPPFKSLKYSVFFLIFISILLPIGGYMALNLEKTLHEVRWVAFLLSVLTITSLFAGFFFKKAAYKRMILSIALGWGFMGLVLFGVIYPMFTMKSPTVLASKIIGENSDVVVYQRFDSAFPFHFNRTFTVVHTLKELEDYLAKHPHGYILTNTRNTESLLKLRQFNLIMEQKALFENHTTRIYKK from the coding sequence ATGGCTTTCTTGGAAAAGTATGCTTCATGGATTGTTTTCCTTAGCGCTTTGTTCATCTGTACCTCTTTTATAGGATGGTATCCCGTCTATATTTTGGATGAAGCACGAAATGCGGAAGCTGCACGGGAAATGTATGTAAATGGCGATTATATCGTTCCCTTTTTTAATGGAGCGCTACGTACCGACAAACCACCATTGCATTATTATTTTATGGCCCTTGGCTATGAACTGTTTGGAATATCCGCATTTGGGGCTCGTTTTTTTTCCGGGGTTTTTGGGGCACTCACCATATTGGTCACTTTCCTTTTTGCCAGAAAACAGTTGGGTTTTCAATCGGCTTCTTTGAGTGTGGTCATTTTATCATCATCGTTGTTTTTTGTGCAGGAGTTTCATTTGGCGGTACCTGACCCTTATCTGATTTTCTTCGTTTCATCTGCGCTGTTCTGCTTTTACGAGTTTTATGATTCGGGCAATAAAAAATGGCTTCTATGGGCCTATACGGGCATAGGTTTGGGCATTTTGACCAAAGGTCCCGTTGCCATTGTGCTTCCTGGACTATCGGTTTTTCTTTTTCTAATCTTGAAAAGGGCGCTCAATTTTAAAAATGTCATGGCCTTCAGGCCCATTTTAGGTGTGTTGTTGTCATTAACGATAGCCATACCTTGGTATTATCTCGTTCATGAGGCTACCAATGGGGAATGGACAAAGGGATTCTTTTTGGACCACAACATAAATCGCTTTAATTCCGGAAAAGAAGGACATGGTGGGCTTTTTCTCCTGACCCCACTTTTTGTTTTTTTGGGAATGCTTCCTTTTTCAATTTTTTTAATTCAGGCTTTTTCCAAAGCGTGGAGGGAAAGGAAGCAAAATGATTTTCAGTTATTTGCGGCTGTAGTTTCCCTGGTCACCATTACATTCTTTAGTGTGGCGAGTACAAAGCTGCCCAACTATCCCATGCCATGTTATCCTTTTATTGCCATTATCATTGCGCGGTTCTTAAGGGAAGTAGGTACTAATAAGCCCCCATTTAAATCGCTCAAGTACAGTGTGTTTTTTTTGATTTTCATTTCTATTTTGCTGCCCATAGGAGGTTATATGGCCTTGAACCTGGAAAAAACACTCCATGAAGTACGATGGGTCGCCTTTTTACTTTCCGTTTTGACCATTACCTCTCTTTTTGCAGGGTTCTTTTTTAAGAAAGCGGCATACAAGAGAATGATTTTAAGTATTGCCCTGGGATGGGGTTTCATGGGCCTTGTATTGTTTGGTGTGATTTATCCTATGTTCACAATGAAAAGCCCAACGGTTTTGGCTTCGAAAATCATTGGGGAAAATTCTGATGTAGTGGTATATCAGCGTTTTGATAGTGCATTTCCATTTCACTTCAACCGTACCTTTACGGTGGTACATACCCTAAAGGAATTGGAAGATTATTTAGCGAAACATCCACATGGATATATTCTCACCAATACCAGAAATACCGAAAGTCTTTTGAAGTTACGGCAATTTAACCTGATTATGGAACAAAAAGCCCTTTTCGAAAACCATACTACCCGCATTTATAAAAAATAG
- a CDS encoding ZIP family metal transporter, with the protein MNYLILVLTVLASYGLVLLTKPRKQTNIKLLLAFSGAFLLALTFFELVPEVYSKGNPKTNTLFILIGVLLQLFLEFFSKGAEHGHMHWQLDKNQFPTILFISLSLHALIEGIPISGENGILYGILVHKIPVAIILSMFLVNSKLNRGLTIIFILLFALMTPLGSYLASETTFISTYKTQMVALVVGVFLHISTVILFESAKGHSFDLKKLIVVILGFGIAYFL; encoded by the coding sequence ATGAATTACCTAATACTTGTACTTACCGTACTTGCAAGCTACGGGCTAGTACTATTGACCAAACCAAGGAAACAAACCAATATAAAGCTCTTACTGGCTTTTAGTGGGGCCTTTTTATTGGCACTTACTTTTTTTGAATTGGTTCCCGAAGTCTACAGTAAAGGAAATCCAAAAACCAATACCCTATTCATATTGATTGGGGTCTTACTTCAGCTCTTCCTTGAGTTTTTCTCCAAAGGTGCCGAACATGGTCATATGCATTGGCAACTGGACAAAAATCAATTTCCAACGATATTGTTCATCAGTCTATCACTGCACGCCCTAATTGAAGGGATACCCATTTCTGGGGAAAACGGAATCCTCTATGGAATACTGGTGCACAAAATACCCGTGGCCATTATTCTTTCCATGTTTTTGGTGAACTCCAAATTGAACCGGGGTTTGACTATCATTTTTATACTGCTATTTGCCCTTATGACCCCTTTGGGTAGTTATTTGGCCTCGGAAACTACCTTTATTTCGACCTACAAAACCCAGATGGTGGCATTGGTGGTTGGGGTCTTTCTTCACATTTCCACAGTTATTCTTTTTGAAAGCGCCAAAGGGCATTCGTTTGACCTCAAAAAGCTTATAGTGGTCATCTTGGGATTTGGAATTGCCTATTTTTTATAA
- a CDS encoding class I SAM-dependent RNA methyltransferase produces MGGNFKMLAKTLFGFEPLLAKELRNLGASNVREGNRMVTFEGDTGFMYKANLCLRTALKVFKPLHKFKVTNEKQFYRELYQMDWPSIFKPDRTFAFDTTMHTEVFKNSMFVSLKAKDALVDKFRAMGLQRPNVDSQYAHVRINIHIQDTFCTVSLDSSGNSLHQRGYRKAVNIAPINEVLAAGLLLMSGWDGRTHFLDPMCGSGTLLIEAAMIACNIPANINRDHYAFMNWNDFDQELFQKIVESSLNRTRDFHHRILGYDKAPSAVRKTIENVQHANLSEYVTIERKDFFRTEKPNSGPLHMVFNPPYGERLNVDIPTFYGKLGDTLKRHYPNTNAWFITSNTEALKYVGLRPSKKVKVFNGKLESRLVFYEMYEGSRKKKSE; encoded by the coding sequence ATGGGAGGTAATTTTAAAATGTTGGCCAAGACGTTGTTTGGTTTTGAACCCTTACTGGCCAAAGAGTTGAGAAACCTTGGGGCCAGTAATGTCAGGGAGGGTAATCGTATGGTCACCTTTGAGGGGGATACCGGTTTTATGTACAAGGCCAATTTGTGCTTGCGAACGGCCCTAAAAGTGTTCAAGCCCCTACATAAATTCAAGGTTACCAATGAAAAACAATTCTATAGGGAACTGTACCAGATGGATTGGCCTTCGATTTTTAAACCGGACAGGACCTTTGCTTTTGATACAACCATGCATACCGAGGTTTTTAAAAACTCCATGTTTGTTTCCTTAAAAGCCAAAGATGCCCTTGTGGATAAATTTAGGGCGATGGGCCTACAACGTCCCAATGTGGATTCGCAGTACGCCCATGTGCGAATCAATATTCATATTCAGGATACATTTTGCACGGTTTCCCTGGACAGTTCAGGAAATTCCCTGCATCAAAGGGGCTACAGGAAGGCGGTGAATATTGCCCCTATTAATGAGGTGCTGGCAGCGGGTTTACTTTTAATGAGTGGCTGGGATGGTAGAACACATTTTTTGGATCCCATGTGTGGTAGCGGGACATTACTGATAGAGGCCGCCATGATTGCCTGCAATATTCCGGCAAATATCAATCGCGATCACTATGCCTTTATGAACTGGAATGATTTTGACCAGGAATTGTTCCAAAAAATTGTGGAATCCAGTTTGAACAGGACACGCGATTTTCACCATAGGATTTTGGGGTATGATAAAGCACCATCAGCGGTCCGAAAAACCATTGAAAATGTACAACATGCAAATCTATCGGAATACGTGACGATAGAGCGAAAGGATTTTTTTAGGACGGAAAAACCCAATAGCGGACCCCTACATATGGTGTTCAATCCTCCGTATGGGGAACGATTGAATGTTGATATCCCCACTTTCTATGGAAAGCTGGGGGATACCTTAAAACGGCATTATCCAAATACCAATGCTTGGTTTATTACCTCCAATACGGAAGCCTTAAAATATGTAGGGTTGCGCCCTTCCAAAAAGGTCAAGGTATTTAACGGCAAATTGGAATCCAGACTGGTGTTCTATGAGATGTACGAGGGCAGCCGAAAAAAGAAATCAGAATAG
- a CDS encoding DUF349 domain-containing protein, with protein sequence MDNEEQKPQETVGGQTQSENVDQELGNSTHENDAAIVSENQGDSKEASSEEAQEEIDQENVDQKLEDSTHENDATIVSENQGDSKEAQEEIDQKNVDQKLEDSTHENDTAVVSENQGDSTEASSEEAQEEIDQENAEDAEDTDNEKRHHIPFLDYHAMSMENLVGELQRLVRNEKVQAINKHINSIKNEFDLKFQEFIEHKKEEFVAGGGNEIDFRYNSVTKRQFNEVYKEFREKRDTYYRNLEQQLKQNLQNRLLLIEELKGLVNVEEDINTTYKNFKEIQEKWRNAGPIPRNNYNDVWRTYHHHVEIFYDFLHLNRELRDLDFKHNLEEKLKLIERAEALQQESDLGKAFRELQTLHKIWKEEIGPVSKEQREEIWERFSAATKAMHLRRQQHFAALEANYENNLEKKNEIIAQIQEVAGNVAKNHREIQAQIKQVEELRESFFKAGKVPQKSNEETWAKFKEAVREFNRNKNTFYKELKNEQHHNLEKKRKLLEIAQTLKDSDDYEVATPEMKRIQNEWKKIGHVPRKYSDKIWNEFKDACNHYFNRLHSQRNATQKTEYANYEAKNSCLERLKRFQLSGDKQKDLPKIKDYIAEWKSIGHVPYNKRHINGKFNKIIDALFKKLDVSRQESELLKYGDKIKQLAKADNNERAISNERAFIRKKIDESKSEIRQLENNLLFFSNASEGSPLVKEVHNNIARHKESLETWKAKLKNLNIMENKLVKGEFDGESADEEE encoded by the coding sequence ATGGACAATGAAGAACAAAAACCACAGGAAACTGTTGGGGGGCAAACACAATCGGAAAATGTTGATCAGGAATTAGGGAATTCCACGCATGAAAATGACGCTGCCATAGTTTCTGAAAATCAAGGGGACTCCAAAGAAGCTTCTTCAGAAGAAGCTCAGGAGGAAATTGATCAGGAAAATGTTGATCAGAAATTAGAGGATTCCACCCATGAAAATGACGCTACCATAGTTTCTGAAAATCAAGGGGACTCCAAAGAAGCGCAGGAGGAAATTGACCAGAAAAATGTTGATCAGAAATTAGAGGATTCCACCCATGAAAATGACACTGCCGTAGTTTCTGAAAATCAAGGGGACTCCACGGAAGCTTCTTCAGAAGAAGCGCAGGAGGAAATTGATCAGGAAAATGCAGAAGATGCAGAAGATACGGACAACGAGAAAAGACACCATATTCCTTTTTTGGACTACCATGCCATGAGTATGGAAAACCTGGTAGGGGAACTGCAACGTTTGGTTAGGAATGAAAAGGTGCAGGCCATAAACAAACATATAAATTCAATTAAAAATGAATTTGACCTAAAATTCCAAGAGTTTATTGAGCATAAAAAGGAGGAGTTTGTAGCAGGTGGGGGCAATGAAATAGATTTTAGGTACAATTCCGTAACCAAAAGACAGTTCAATGAAGTGTATAAGGAATTCCGTGAAAAACGGGATACCTATTACAGGAACCTGGAACAGCAGTTAAAGCAGAATCTGCAAAATCGGTTGTTGCTCATTGAGGAGTTAAAAGGATTGGTGAATGTTGAGGAGGACATCAACACCACCTATAAGAATTTCAAGGAAATTCAGGAGAAATGGCGCAATGCAGGACCTATTCCCCGCAACAATTACAATGATGTTTGGCGCACCTATCACCACCACGTAGAGATTTTTTATGATTTTCTTCATCTGAATCGGGAATTACGTGACCTCGACTTCAAACATAATCTTGAGGAAAAACTAAAATTGATCGAACGGGCCGAGGCCTTACAACAAGAATCCGATTTAGGAAAGGCGTTCAGGGAACTCCAAACCTTACATAAGATTTGGAAAGAAGAAATAGGCCCCGTTTCCAAGGAACAAAGGGAAGAAATATGGGAACGCTTCAGTGCGGCCACAAAAGCCATGCACTTACGCAGACAGCAGCATTTTGCAGCTTTGGAGGCCAATTATGAAAATAACCTTGAAAAAAAGAATGAAATCATTGCCCAAATTCAGGAAGTAGCCGGGAACGTCGCAAAAAACCATAGGGAAATCCAAGCCCAAATCAAACAGGTAGAGGAACTAAGGGAAAGCTTTTTTAAAGCAGGCAAAGTTCCCCAAAAGTCCAATGAAGAAACCTGGGCGAAGTTTAAGGAAGCGGTAAGGGAATTCAATCGAAATAAAAATACCTTTTACAAGGAACTTAAAAACGAACAACACCATAACCTTGAGAAAAAGCGTAAACTTTTGGAGATTGCCCAAACCTTAAAGGACAGCGATGATTATGAAGTGGCCACTCCGGAAATGAAACGTATCCAGAACGAATGGAAAAAAATTGGCCATGTCCCAAGAAAATATTCGGACAAGATTTGGAATGAATTTAAGGATGCCTGCAACCATTATTTCAATCGCCTCCATTCCCAGAGGAACGCTACCCAAAAAACGGAGTATGCCAATTATGAGGCCAAAAACAGTTGCTTGGAACGGTTAAAAAGGTTCCAATTGAGTGGGGATAAGCAGAAAGATTTACCAAAAATCAAGGACTATATCGCAGAATGGAAGTCCATAGGACATGTGCCGTACAATAAAAGACATATTAACGGAAAGTTCAATAAAATAATTGATGCCCTTTTCAAAAAATTGGACGTCAGTAGGCAAGAGTCCGAACTTTTAAAATATGGGGACAAAATAAAACAACTCGCAAAAGCGGATAATAACGAAAGGGCCATCAGCAATGAACGTGCCTTTATAAGAAAAAAGATTGATGAGAGCAAAAGCGAAATCCGCCAGTTGGAAAACAACCTTTTGTTTTTTTCAAATGCTTCAGAGGGCAGTCCTTTGGTAAAGGAAGTCCATAATAACATTGCTAGACACAAAGAATCCCTGGAGACCTGGAAAGCCAAGTTGAAGAACCTGAATATTATGGAGAACAAATTGGTAAAAGGGGAATTTGATGGTGAAAGCGCCGACGAGGAGGAATAG
- a CDS encoding shikimate dehydrogenase family protein, protein MEETEKHKYRFGLVGKGISYSFSKVYFTKKFQALNLRDHSYENFDLDDLSQFKNVSEQKHLKGLNVTIPYKEEIIPYLHQLDSEAKIIGAVNTIKFTKDGLIGFNTDAFGFKESLYPLLKEHHKKALVLGTGGASKAITFVLEQLGIEYRYVSRTPSRDQLHYSQLKKSHFKEYQLIINCSPVGTHPHSDQKPQIPYVHLNETHILFDLIYNPPETAFLSEGKKRGATIKNGLSMLELQAEKAWGIWNSP, encoded by the coding sequence ATGGAAGAAACCGAAAAACATAAATATCGATTTGGATTGGTCGGGAAAGGTATTTCGTATTCTTTCTCCAAAGTATATTTCACCAAAAAGTTTCAAGCACTGAACTTACGGGACCATAGCTATGAAAACTTTGATCTGGACGACCTTTCCCAATTCAAGAACGTTAGTGAACAAAAACACCTTAAGGGACTTAATGTTACCATTCCTTATAAGGAAGAAATCATACCCTATTTGCACCAACTGGATAGTGAGGCAAAAATAATAGGTGCCGTCAATACCATAAAATTTACAAAAGATGGATTGATAGGGTTCAATACCGATGCTTTTGGCTTTAAGGAATCCCTATACCCATTGCTAAAAGAACATCATAAAAAAGCTTTGGTCCTGGGCACCGGTGGAGCTTCCAAGGCCATTACCTTTGTTTTGGAGCAGTTGGGAATTGAATATCGATATGTTTCCAGGACCCCCTCAAGAGATCAATTGCACTATTCCCAGCTTAAAAAAAGCCATTTTAAGGAGTATCAATTGATTATAAACTGCAGTCCCGTGGGAACACATCCCCATAGCGATCAAAAACCGCAAATTCCCTATGTCCATTTGAATGAAACGCATATTTTGTTCGATTTGATTTACAACCCACCTGAAACAGCCTTTTTGTCCGAAGGAAAAAAAAGAGGGGCCACCATTAAAAATGGACTTTCAATGTTGGAACTGCAAGCAGAAAAAGCCTGGGGGATTTGGAATTCCCCATGA
- a CDS encoding DUF368 domain-containing protein, producing the protein MRKPRTLWDKVYLVIKGLFMGAANKVPGVSGGIVAFVWGFYEEFIYSLQKVNLKALKLLFNGRFKAFYQYTNATFLILLIAGMLISYFSVSRLLDFFLEKKELYVWAAFFGMIIGSIYYISKDFKGWNKKTIGAGLIGLIVGISISFLSPATENDNLIFIFFCGIISVSGMTLPGLSGSFILILLGNYVLLLVDSVNSLYDTFSEVFNGDFSFLKNQERLNILKILAVFTLGSATGLVTLSHFLGYLLKHHKKVTTAIIIGFITGSLGVLWPWKKTIFKTDTFGTVLLDSNKDPIILNYERYWPNISDMDTWGAIFFIFFGIFILLSLDWYGRNRKT; encoded by the coding sequence ATGCGCAAACCAAGAACGTTATGGGACAAGGTATATCTTGTCATCAAGGGACTTTTTATGGGAGCGGCCAATAAGGTTCCCGGGGTCTCAGGGGGAATTGTAGCCTTTGTCTGGGGGTTCTATGAAGAATTTATCTATTCCTTACAAAAGGTAAACCTAAAAGCACTGAAGTTACTTTTTAATGGGAGGTTCAAAGCGTTTTACCAATATACCAACGCCACATTTTTGATCCTGTTGATTGCTGGAATGTTAATCAGCTACTTTAGTGTTTCCAGGCTGTTGGACTTTTTTCTTGAAAAAAAGGAACTCTATGTTTGGGCCGCTTTTTTTGGAATGATCATTGGTTCCATTTACTACATTTCAAAAGACTTCAAGGGATGGAACAAAAAGACCATTGGCGCGGGCTTAATTGGACTCATTGTTGGGATTTCCATCAGCTTTTTAAGTCCGGCAACGGAAAACGACAACCTGATCTTCATTTTTTTCTGTGGTATCATCAGTGTTTCCGGGATGACCTTACCTGGGCTTTCAGGTTCCTTTATTCTGATCCTATTGGGAAACTATGTGCTGTTATTGGTGGATTCCGTCAACAGCTTATACGACACTTTCTCTGAAGTCTTTAACGGGGATTTTAGTTTTTTGAAGAACCAGGAACGTTTGAACATCCTGAAGATACTGGCCGTGTTTACATTGGGTTCTGCAACAGGTTTGGTCACTTTGTCCCATTTTTTAGGGTATTTGCTAAAACATCATAAAAAAGTGACCACCGCTATAATCATTGGTTTTATTACGGGTTCCCTGGGTGTCCTCTGGCCATGGAAAAAGACCATTTTTAAAACGGATACCTTTGGAACCGTCCTGCTGGATTCCAATAAGGACCCGATTATTTTGAACTATGAACGCTATTGGCCCAATATTTCGGATATGGACACTTGGGGTGCAATATTTTTTATCTTTTTTGGCATTTTTATATTATTGAGTTTGGATTGGTATGGAAGAAACCGAAAAACATAA